Proteins co-encoded in one Cricetulus griseus strain 17A/GY chromosome 1 unlocalized genomic scaffold, alternate assembly CriGri-PICRH-1.0 chr1_1, whole genome shotgun sequence genomic window:
- the LOC100753634 gene encoding transcription initiation factor IIA subunit 2-like — translation MAYQLYGNTTLGNSLQEGLDELIQSQQITPQLAFQVLLQCDKAINSALAQRVRNRVNFRDSLNTYRFCDNVWTFVLNDVEFREVTELIKVDKVKIVAYGGKNTGSNAIE, via the coding sequence ATGGCATATCAGTTATACGGAAATACGACTTTGGGAAATAGTCTTCAAGAAGGCCTTGATGAGCTCATACAGTCCCAGCAGATCACCCCTCAGCTTGCCTTTCAAGTTCTACTTCAGTGTGATAAAGCAATAAATTCAGCATTGGCTCAGAGAGTCAGGAACAGAGTCAATTTCAGGGACTCTCTAAATACATACAGATTCTGCGATAATGTTTGGACTTTTGTATTGAATGATGTTGAATTCAGAGAGGTGACAGAACTTATTAAAGTGGATAAAGTGAAAATTGTAGCCTATGGTGGTAAAAATACTGGCTCCAATGCTATAGAATGA